In Arachis stenosperma cultivar V10309 chromosome 1, arast.V10309.gnm1.PFL2, whole genome shotgun sequence, one DNA window encodes the following:
- the LOC130932512 gene encoding protein FAR-RED ELONGATED HYPOCOTYL 3-like, producing the protein MFWRYSLDVDKRLENLFWCDGTSRYDYSVFGDVLGFDATYGRNKYKCPLVIFSGVDHHMRTVVFGCVILSNKSEASYVWLLRSFLEAMKGKQPKSVITDGDLSMKSAVITVFPGAHHRLCSWHLLRNATARIGRSGFLRKFRLCLMGDLEVDEFETIWTDSMADHGLEDHSWIVDMFAKKHSWSNAHIRGKFFAGLKTTSRCEALNMQLGKFIHNGYNLREFVEHFQHYLEFIRRRELVADYKSAYGEPVVKTKLEAIEQFVATVYTREVFELFRKVLMLANNVRVVSTKRTSACVLFEVATYCKQRSWAVSWAEEDDEFSCSCQQMEFFGLPCVHMVGVLVYLNMTAIPKALIVDRWTKRAKQPRAPCDGTRVGETPDAAYMSMHAMMLDDCRELVSLSCQFFEDYVDLKTRLAKERQSLWDKHRKRLGVAEEASRLSV; encoded by the coding sequence ATGTTCTGGAGGTACTCGCTGGATGTTGACAAGAGGCTGGAAAATCTCTTCTGGTGCGATGGTACAAGTCGTTATGACTACAGCGTCTTCGGTGATGTCCTGGGTTTTGATGCAACTTACGGTCGTAACAAATACAAGTGCCCTTTGGTAATATTCTCAGGGGTGGACCATCATATGCGGACGGTGGTGTTCGGCTGCGTCATCTTGAGCAACAAGAGCGAAGCAAGCTATGTGTGGTTGCTGCGGTCATTCCTTGAGGCAATGAAGGGAAAACAGCCGAAGTCTGTCATCACGGACGGTGACCTCTCCATGAAGAGTGCGGTTATTACAGTTTTTCCCGGTGCACATCACAGGTTGTGTAGCTGGCATCTATTAAGGAACGCCACTGCTAGAATCGGACGGTCGGGTTTTCTTAGAAAATTCCGTCTATGCCTCATGGGAGATCTAGAGGTTGACGAATTTGAGACAATATGGACGGATAGCATGGCGGACCACGGGTTAGAGGATCATTCGTGGATAGTGGATATGTTTGCTAAGAAGCATTCCTGGTCCAATGCCCATATCCGAGGGAAATTCTTCGCAGGACTGAAGACGACATCCAGGTGCGAGGCTTTGAATATGCAGCTTGGAAAATTTATACACAACGGGTACAATTTGAGGGAGTTTGTGGAGCACTTCCAACACTATTTAGAGTTCATTAGGAGGAGAGAACTAGTGGCAGACTACAAGTCTGCGTATGGCGAGCCTGTTGTGAAGACGAAACTCGAGGCCATTGAGCAGTTCGTTGCAACGGTTTATACAAGAGAGGTTTTTGAACTATTTcggaaggtgttgatgctagCCAACAACGTTAGAGTTGTTTCCACCAAGAGGACGAGTGCTTGTGTTTTGTTCGAAGTTGCAACGTACTGCAAGCAGAGATCATGGGCTGTGTCATGGGCCGAGGAAGACGACGAATTCAGCTGTTCTTGTCAGCAGATGGAGTTCTTTGGGCTTCCTTGTGTCCACATGGTTGGGGTTCTGGTTTATCTGAACATGACAGCTATCCCCAAAGCCCTAATAGTTGACCGGTGGACAAAAAGGGCTAAGCAGCCGCGTGCACCCTGCGACGGAACTCGTGTTGGGGAGACCCCAGACGCGGCATACATGAGCATGCACGCGATGATGCTGGATGATTGCAGGGAGCTGGTGAGCCTGTCTTGCCAGTTTTTCGAGGACTACGTTGACTTGAAAACAAGGTTGGCAAAGGAGCGTCAATCCCTGTGGGACAAACATCGCAAAAGGTTGGGTGTTGCTGAGGAGGCCAGTAGGTTGTCTGTTTAG